In Malus sylvestris chromosome 16, drMalSylv7.2, whole genome shotgun sequence, the following are encoded in one genomic region:
- the LOC126609213 gene encoding secreted RxLR effector protein 161-like, protein MENCNGVDVPVNKGDKFSQEQCPQCDPKNEKMKLKPYASLVGSLMYASICTWLDLAFIVGLLGRYQSNLGGMHWVAAKKVLRYLQRTKGFLLVYGKNNILEVVGFTDSDLAGDLDERKSIGGYVFMLTGGAISWKSAKQTIVSTSTMEAEFIACFEGMKQATWLKKFINELRIVHSIQKPLKMFCDNNSAVFFSKNNKWTSTSRLMDVKFLKVREKVKEGVIIMEHLATDLMIADPLTKALLNGVFKDHITQMGVLDALD, encoded by the coding sequence ATGGAGAATTGCAATGGTGTTGATGTTCCTGTGAATAAAGGTGATAAATTTTCCCAAGAACAATGTCCACAATGTGATCCGAAAAATGAGAAGATGAAGTTAAAGCCCTATGCCTCTCTTGTAGGAAGCCTAATGTATGCAAGTATTTGTACTTGGCTTGATCTTGCATTCATTGTTGGTTTATTAGGGAGATATCAATCGAATCTAGGTGGGATGCATTGGGTGGCTGCAAAGAAGGTACTTCGATATTTGCAGAGGACAAAAGGTTTTCTGCTAGTGTATGGGAAGAACAACATATTAGAAGTTGTTGGTTTCACTGATTCAGACTTGGCTGGAGATTTGGATGAACGGAAATCAATAGGTGGTTATGTTTTCATGCTCACTGGAGGTGCTATTTCTTGGAAAAGTGCAAAACAAACTATAGTGTCTACTTCTACCATGGAAGCAGAATTTATAGCTTGTTTTGAGGGTATGAAACAGGCTACATGGCTTAAAAAATTTATCAATGAATTAAGAATTGTTCATTCAATTCAAAAACCATTGAAGATGTTCTGTGACAATAATTCAGCAGTGTTTTTCTCCAAAAACAATAAATGGACATCAACTTCTCGGTTGATGGATGTGAAGTTCCTTAAGGTTAGGGAAAAGGTGAAAGAAGGTGTCATTATTATGGAACACTTGGCCACTGATTTGATGATAGCTGATCCTTTAACCAAGGCCTTGCTTAATGGAGTTTTCAAAGATCATATTACTCAAATGGGAGTACTGGATGCTCTTGATTAG